The Actinopolyspora erythraea genome has a segment encoding these proteins:
- a CDS encoding CHC2 zinc finger domain-containing protein: MEAQSASITLVLQYYFPDWQAPENRKEWNVCLCPSHQEDTPSFSISFDRGACRCFACGFGGDIISIIRRMEGVDYSSALNVAERITSGSYKPVSRKSARKQGRRVFGEQRAHEFSGSGGSQQVSSRIRGRTAPWS; this comes from the coding sequence ATGGAAGCTCAGTCCGCTTCAATAACGCTCGTACTGCAATACTACTTCCCTGACTGGCAGGCTCCCGAGAATCGGAAAGAATGGAATGTGTGTCTGTGTCCTTCACACCAGGAGGACACACCATCCTTCTCCATCAGTTTCGACAGAGGAGCCTGCCGTTGCTTCGCTTGCGGGTTTGGGGGAGACATTATATCGATCATTCGACGAATGGAAGGAGTAGACTATTCCAGCGCTCTCAACGTCGCAGAAAGAATCACTAGCGGAAGCTACAAGCCTGTATCACGCAAATCTGCCAGGAAGCAAGGCAGAAGAGTTTTTGGAGAGCAGAGGGCTCACGAATTCAGCGGTAGCGGAGGAAGTCAACAAGTATCGTCTCGGATACGTGGTCGAACCGCTCCCTGGTCATGA
- a CDS encoding DUF7574 domain-containing protein translates to MDVYTNPEKFNLEMVGEVSWEAPCYSFNLTVVLRDSHGVFYWASDSGCSCPSPFEYVGLPDLNSGSKWDVLQVLQERLGDKPDEDEPEYDDYKYAENQVSRLCEILFSY, encoded by the coding sequence GTGGACGTTTACACTAACCCTGAGAAGTTCAACCTTGAAATGGTTGGCGAGGTTTCTTGGGAAGCACCTTGCTACAGCTTTAACCTCACCGTTGTTTTGAGAGACTCTCACGGAGTCTTTTACTGGGCGTCCGACTCTGGTTGCTCGTGTCCCTCGCCTTTTGAGTACGTTGGACTTCCGGACTTGAACAGCGGCTCGAAGTGGGATGTGCTTCAAGTCCTTCAGGAGCGACTTGGAGACAAGCCGGATGAGGATGAGCCGGAATACGACGATTACAAGTACGCAGAAAACCAGGTATCCAGGTTGTGCGAGATCCTGTTCTCGTACTGA
- a CDS encoding KOW domain-containing RNA-binding protein: protein MSEFQVGDTVKIIDYDFRGPTGTIVLIDDSDWPYIVDVKGTGYLHLMKCEIEKIGEESLAENSAEKDSSSALRDLHRALYPDEGEPGVYAWDFLIGEVEALRKGFDEAQERAEGNVFSRDKARLERDQLEISLKQFQELDRRRETLEEWYESLVTDYEDLEENYSRLAEEYAKVENERDEYLIKWKFSEMRNSVQAAFDKAFNSTIREDNNRDA from the coding sequence ATGTCTGAATTTCAGGTAGGCGACACCGTAAAGATTATCGATTATGATTTTCGTGGACCGACCGGAACAATCGTTCTTATCGATGATAGCGATTGGCCGTACATTGTTGATGTGAAAGGAACAGGATATCTCCACTTGATGAAGTGTGAGATAGAAAAGATTGGTGAGGAGAGTCTCGCAGAAAACAGTGCGGAGAAGGATAGTTCCTCGGCTCTCCGAGATCTTCACCGTGCGCTCTACCCCGATGAAGGTGAACCTGGTGTGTACGCTTGGGATTTCTTGATTGGTGAAGTAGAAGCGCTTCGAAAGGGTTTTGATGAAGCGCAGGAACGAGCAGAAGGGAATGTTTTTAGCCGTGACAAGGCACGGTTGGAGAGGGACCAGCTTGAAATCTCTCTGAAGCAATTTCAGGAGTTGGATCGTAGACGCGAGACTCTAGAAGAGTGGTACGAAAGTCTTGTTACAGACTACGAGGATCTAGAGGAGAATTACAGTCGACTTGCTGAGGAATACGCCAAGGTAGAAAACGAGCGTGACGAGTACCTCATAAAGTGGAAGTTCTCAGAAATGAGGAATTCCGTTCAGGCTGCATTTGATAAGGCGTTCAACTCCACTATCCGAGAGGACAACAACCGTGACGCGTGA
- a CDS encoding dATP/dGTP diphosphohydrolase domain-containing protein: MTNQCQAMFRQGNGRAAQCRLDWDHEKSHENGAIGWYNDNPNHFWGDDRFVQCKAVYDDYERCYFHAGHLKSHEGPNFVWEEDDSDATVMGCDRSYRSSYSPFSIWCDKDSGHEGAHFDAACDIRWEDESTEETVPAYELNHEEQERLYWESREIDRKILEGERQTFDGGGVRDSQEGKPRFDLLMPEGVPYEDQMLTRFARHMGRGAEKYSDRNWEKFEDKDALERAKSSLLRHVMQLVNGETDEDHAAAVMFNVMAVEHVRSKLND, translated from the coding sequence ATGACAAACCAATGTCAGGCAATGTTTCGGCAGGGAAACGGGAGAGCGGCTCAGTGTCGGCTTGATTGGGACCACGAAAAGAGTCATGAAAACGGAGCAATAGGGTGGTATAACGACAACCCTAACCATTTTTGGGGAGATGATCGTTTTGTTCAATGTAAGGCTGTGTATGATGATTATGAAAGGTGTTATTTTCATGCGGGACATTTGAAGAGCCACGAAGGGCCTAATTTCGTCTGGGAAGAAGACGATTCAGACGCAACGGTAATGGGTTGCGATAGGTCGTATCGATCCTCGTACTCTCCATTTTCAATATGGTGTGACAAAGACAGCGGACACGAAGGAGCACACTTCGATGCCGCTTGTGATATTCGCTGGGAAGACGAATCCACGGAGGAAACCGTACCCGCATACGAACTAAACCACGAGGAACAAGAACGACTTTATTGGGAAAGCCGGGAGATTGACAGAAAAATCCTAGAGGGGGAGCGACAGACGTTCGACGGGGGAGGAGTACGCGACTCTCAGGAAGGCAAACCTCGCTTCGATCTGCTTATGCCTGAAGGTGTTCCGTACGAGGATCAAATGCTCACCAGGTTCGCTCGCCATATGGGCAGGGGAGCGGAGAAGTACTCGGATCGAAACTGGGAGAAGTTCGAAGATAAGGATGCACTGGAGCGTGCTAAGTCCTCTCTTTTGCGTCACGTGATGCAACTGGTGAACGGCGAGACTGATGAAGACCACGCGGCTGCTGTGATGTTCAACGTTATGGCAGTCGAGCATGTCAGGAGTAAGTTGAATGATTAA
- a CDS encoding ribonuclease H-like domain-containing protein, with translation MSSNINILAWDIERIPARSYHWGLRDQNIGLSQIDQHGEMASFAARWIGSRKKDVVFRSSFHDGKEEMLESLWNLHNEADALLSWNGAGFDTKHANTEFLLAGMSPPSPSKEIDLLKTARSRFNFLSNKLDYVAQQLGLSGKIVHEGFGLWLKIMEDDEKAWNKFKRYNIQDVHLLIDLYDLLLPWIDGHPNVNLYDGDGCPKCGSWNLQSRGYRTTGLGMYRRYHCQDCGAWSTSGKALNQADIREA, from the coding sequence GTGAGTTCTAATATCAACATCCTCGCATGGGATATCGAACGTATCCCTGCGAGGAGCTATCATTGGGGATTGCGAGATCAGAATATTGGACTCTCGCAGATCGACCAGCACGGCGAAATGGCATCGTTCGCAGCCCGGTGGATTGGCTCCAGGAAGAAAGACGTTGTGTTTCGCTCCTCCTTCCACGATGGGAAGGAGGAGATGCTAGAGAGCCTCTGGAATCTTCATAATGAAGCGGATGCGCTCCTGTCGTGGAACGGAGCAGGTTTCGACACGAAGCACGCGAACACAGAGTTCCTTCTTGCTGGGATGAGTCCTCCTTCCCCTTCAAAGGAGATTGATCTCCTCAAGACTGCTCGAAGTCGGTTTAACTTCCTCTCCAACAAACTGGACTATGTAGCCCAGCAACTCGGTCTTTCCGGCAAGATTGTTCACGAAGGTTTCGGGTTGTGGCTCAAAATCATGGAGGACGATGAGAAGGCTTGGAACAAGTTCAAAAGGTACAACATCCAGGATGTTCACCTTCTCATTGACCTATACGATCTGCTCCTCCCCTGGATCGATGGGCACCCAAACGTAAACCTTTATGATGGGGACGGTTGTCCGAAGTGTGGTAGCTGGAATCTCCAGAGCCGTGGTTATCGCACGACTGGTCTCGGTATGTACCGGAGGTATCATTGCCAGGATTGCGGAGCATGGTCAACATCTGGCAAGGCGTTGAATCAAGCAGATATTCGAGAAGCATAA
- a CDS encoding DnaB-like helicase C-terminal domain-containing protein translates to MLSLLQSRRVRGSAGEPLPDVFEEFRKTGIRFLRGQYVLIAAGAGTGKSGLVLSVALKSAVPTLYFSADSDAFTQLTRSISIVTGSTLEDSTKAVLEDDLDHVRDSLSGIPIRFNYEASPTLDTIEISIEAYEEVYGEYPALIIIDNITNVRLGGDGDDDDPFSGLEGLNDYLHDMARKTGSCVISLHHVTGPYNDADKPIPLSGVKGQISRVPEMILTGHRTGPNSVAWSKVKCRVDKADPSGNLSAELTFEGDKMQFRDPTVSSPHNIIWEDLSDHPTVNDPWAM, encoded by the coding sequence ATGCTCTCGCTCCTCCAGTCTCGGAGAGTGCGAGGTTCGGCAGGCGAACCACTGCCTGACGTATTCGAGGAGTTCAGAAAAACAGGTATCAGGTTTCTTCGTGGGCAATATGTGCTGATCGCTGCGGGGGCAGGTACCGGAAAAAGCGGTTTGGTTCTCTCAGTGGCTCTGAAGTCCGCTGTACCGACGCTCTATTTTTCGGCAGACTCAGACGCTTTCACACAGCTCACTAGGTCGATCTCGATCGTCACGGGATCAACGCTTGAGGATTCTACGAAAGCAGTTCTTGAAGACGACCTAGATCATGTTCGCGATAGCTTGTCTGGAATACCGATCAGGTTCAATTATGAAGCCTCACCGACACTCGACACGATTGAAATATCGATCGAAGCATATGAGGAGGTCTATGGAGAATACCCAGCGCTCATCATTATTGACAACATTACCAACGTTCGGCTAGGAGGAGACGGGGATGACGATGATCCGTTCTCAGGTCTGGAGGGTTTAAACGATTACCTTCACGACATGGCTCGAAAAACTGGATCGTGTGTAATCAGCCTCCACCATGTGACAGGTCCGTATAACGATGCTGACAAACCTATCCCATTGAGTGGAGTGAAAGGGCAGATCAGTCGTGTCCCTGAAATGATCCTGACTGGTCACCGAACAGGGCCTAACTCTGTCGCATGGTCAAAGGTCAAATGTCGTGTAGATAAAGCAGATCCGAGCGGCAACTTGTCCGCTGAATTGACGTTTGAAGGCGACAAGATGCAATTCCGAGATCCTACGGTATCGAGCCCTCACAACATCATATGGGAAGACCTGAGCGACCATCCAACCGTAAACGATCCGTGGGCAATGTAA
- a CDS encoding toprim domain-containing protein, producing MLAIPYMRWSPGSGWSVVSIRFRCLENECDHSSHPGGKYATVAGDTPRLYNTISLLTAEDTVAICEGEIDTITASISDIPAVGVAGTQTWKRHFAEPFRGYETVYILADGDTAGREFAETLADKLSNAKILPCSQGEDVNSEVLKYGKKILLDRIDG from the coding sequence ATGCTGGCAATCCCGTATATGCGCTGGTCTCCAGGCTCCGGATGGTCGGTTGTCTCGATCCGTTTCCGCTGCCTGGAGAACGAGTGCGATCACTCGTCTCACCCTGGAGGCAAGTACGCCACGGTTGCAGGCGACACACCACGTCTGTACAACACGATTTCGCTTCTCACAGCAGAGGACACCGTTGCAATCTGTGAAGGCGAGATCGACACGATCACAGCATCGATTAGCGACATCCCTGCCGTGGGAGTGGCAGGAACTCAAACTTGGAAGCGGCATTTTGCGGAGCCGTTTCGCGGGTACGAAACCGTGTACATCCTTGCTGATGGAGATACGGCAGGCAGAGAGTTTGCAGAGACTCTAGCGGACAAGCTGTCGAATGCTAAGATCCTGCCTTGTTCACAAGGCGAGGATGTGAACTCAGAAGTGTTGAAATATGGAAAGAAAATTCTCCTAGATAGGATTGATGGATGA
- a CDS encoding endonuclease VII domain-containing protein, translated as MGRPERPSNRKRSVGNVKKKCVDCVVEGVTTKRKVTPPGPRCDTHHRARKKQRKSQSFARRLEETYNITEEQYWEIYEYQGRRCYNCPNKGTYKRLSVDHDHACCPGRTSCGKCVRGLLCQPCNRYLGHIRDNPEALLNGVEYLNDPPARKVLKWDT; from the coding sequence ATGGGAAGACCTGAGCGACCATCCAACCGTAAACGATCCGTGGGCAATGTAAAAAAGAAGTGTGTGGATTGTGTGGTTGAGGGAGTGACGACTAAACGGAAGGTCACTCCTCCTGGCCCCCGTTGTGACACGCACCACCGAGCACGGAAAAAACAACGTAAGAGCCAATCGTTCGCACGTCGTCTCGAAGAGACGTATAACATTACTGAAGAGCAGTACTGGGAGATCTACGAGTATCAGGGTAGACGTTGCTACAACTGTCCGAATAAAGGAACGTACAAACGTCTCTCGGTTGACCACGATCACGCTTGCTGTCCCGGAAGAACATCGTGTGGCAAGTGTGTTCGTGGTTTGTTGTGCCAGCCTTGTAACCGATATCTCGGACATATCCGGGACAATCCGGAGGCTCTTCTCAACGGCGTTGAATATCTAAATGATCCACCTGCAAGGAAGGTTTTGAAGTGGGATACCTGA
- a CDS encoding RNA polymerase sigma factor yields MDEHEIEGYVDKAANAVAFEWPGVVDAEDLRQDIWVRLLESPKWQENVRDADPALKVDILKRLATQIASDCANDYERFSGNAFYGTNHVRYLLESGVLTIDRDELSTTSETLTEFIDTHDAYAALQSRSPQYSEIIWQCFVLKTFDKNTSTARSQLSRAVRAMTDLMNQANRRRVAEYEHGPGSRAVVSNEKARMLSQQTYSGGGEHFNTFAQ; encoded by the coding sequence TTGGACGAACACGAGATTGAAGGATACGTCGATAAGGCAGCGAACGCCGTTGCATTTGAATGGCCTGGAGTCGTTGACGCTGAGGATTTGAGGCAAGATATTTGGGTGCGTCTGCTAGAATCACCTAAGTGGCAGGAAAACGTGAGAGACGCTGATCCTGCTTTGAAGGTGGATATTCTCAAACGTCTTGCAACCCAGATTGCAAGCGACTGTGCTAACGATTATGAGCGGTTTAGCGGGAATGCATTCTACGGGACAAACCACGTCCGGTATTTGCTAGAGAGCGGCGTACTCACAATCGACCGAGATGAGCTCTCAACAACCAGTGAGACTCTCACAGAGTTCATTGACACGCACGACGCATACGCGGCACTACAAAGCCGCTCTCCTCAATACTCCGAGATTATTTGGCAGTGTTTTGTACTGAAGACGTTTGATAAAAACACCAGTACAGCGCGATCTCAGCTATCCCGCGCGGTTCGTGCCATGACTGATTTGATGAATCAGGCGAACCGACGAAGGGTTGCAGAGTATGAGCACGGCCCCGGCTCTAGAGCTGTGGTTTCCAATGAGAAGGCACGTATGTTGTCGCAGCAAACCTACTCCGGTGGAGGTGAGCACTTCAACACATTCGCACAATGA